The stretch of DNA GGTGCCGAGCGTTTCCGCGCGGGCAAGGCGGCGCGTGGCGGTGCTGTCGACGGTGGCGGCGGCGGCCAGCAGGTCGCGGTTGAGCGCCTCGCCGGCGGCCAGGATGGTGGAATCCTGCAGCGCGGTCTGCTGCAGATGCTCCAGCCGGGCCTGGATCTGCGCGATCTCCACCTGCGGCGCGGGCGCGGCCTGGGCCGGCGGCGCGGCGGGCGTGGTCTGCGCGGCCAGGGCGGACGGAAGCGCCAGCGCGGCGGCCACCAGCAGTCGGGTCATCTTCTGCACGAGTACGTCTCCCACCAGAGTACGGGTGCGGCCGCCGGGCCCGGCGTTCCGCGGAATGCAAGCGGATACACTACATGCGTTTACATGATCCACGGGACGGAAGTGCGTGAGTGCTGGGTGCGTCAGTGCGTGAGTGCGAAAGACGGCAAAGAAAAAAGCGCCTTCTCTCCGCGGGCGATCGATGGGATCAAGGCCGCACCTCCGCCCGGCAGTTCAGCACTCACGCACCCAGCACTAACGCACTCACGCACTTCCTTTTCCCCCGCCCGCCGCGAACACGATCCCCACCAGCACGATCAGAATCACCCCGTACGCCGAGGCGCCGCCGAAGTCGAAGCCGCGCAGGCTCGACAGCATCTCCACCGAAATGGGGCGCGTGCGGTTGGTGTAGAGGAGGATGGAGGCCACGAACTCGCCCAGCGCGGTCACGAAGGCCAGCAGCGCGCCCGCGGCCAGACCGGGCAGCACCAGCGGCAGCACCACGCGCCGCGCCGTCGTCCACCGCGACGCGCCGAGGGAGGCAGCCGCCTCTTCGTACGTGGGATCCAGCTGCTTGAAGCTGCCGAGCGCCGCCCGCGTCACCAGCGGAATGTTGCGGATGAAGTACGCCAGCGGCAGGATGCCCCACGTCCCCACCAGCACGAACCGCCCCGCCAGCGGCTGGTGCACGTTGAAGGTGAAGACGAGCGCAATTGCCAGTACCGTTCCCGGCAGCGCCCACGGCAGCGCCACCAGCGCCGAAATCCATCCCCGCCCGCGCGTGCCCTTTCGCGACAGCAGCCACGCCGCCGCGTACGCAAAGATCACGTTGGCGATGGTGGCCACCGTGGCCATCTGCAGCGAGTTGAGGATGGGCACCAGCCGCTGCGAATCGCTGAACAGCCGCGTGTAGTTTTCCGCCGAGTACGAGGGCGGAATGACCTGCGTGGTCCACGTCCCCTCCGGCACGAACGAGATCAGCAGCACCGTGGCGTGCGGCAGCAGCAGAAAGGCCACCAGCAGCGTGGCGCCCAGCGACAGCCAGCCTCCGCGCCCGCCTGCCGCGGGGGGCGCCGGGGCCAGCCCCTTGCCCGCCCCCGTGTACTCGCGCCCCGACTCGTACCGCTGCAGCATCCACAGAAAGAGGAGCGAGGCGAGGGCGAGAACGACCGCCTCCACCGCCACCAGCCCGTCCTCGCCGTTCAGCTTGCTGTTGAACAGCTGCGTCGTCAGCACGCGGAAGCCGCCACCGAACACGTACGGCGCGCTGAACGACGCCATCGACGTCATGAACACCAGCAGCGCGGCGCCGCCCAGCGCGGGGGCCAGCATGGGCAGGGTGACGCGGCGCAGGGTGGTCCACCACCCCGCGCCCAGCGCCGCCGCCGCCTCGGCGTAGCCGCCGTCCAGCCGCGCCAGCCCGGCGGCGGTGAACAGGTAGAAGTAGACGTACATCGTGTACGCGTGCACCAGCAGCACCGCCCAGGCGCCCGTCAGCCGCCACGGCGCCTCGTCCATCCCCAGCAGCGACTGCACGCCGCGCGTCAGGAATCCGCTTTCCCCGTAGAGAAAAAGGAACGAGAGCGTGCCCACCAGCGGCGGAAGAAGAACGGGCATGGCCGCCAGCGCGCCCAGCACCCGCCGGCCGGGAAAGTCCCTCCGCGCGAACAGAAAGGCCAGCGGCACGCCGATCAGCGCGGAAAGCACCACGCTGGCCAGCGAGATCCACACGCTGTTCCACAGCGCCCGCACCTCTGACCGGCTGCCGAAGAAGCGCGCGTAGTGCTCCCCCGTCCACCGGCCGCCGTCCAGCACGCTGTCCGCCAGCACGAACAGGTTGGGATACAGAACCAGCCACAGGAGGATGATGATGACGGGAACCGCCACCCACGCCGCCCCGCCGATCCGCCCGCGGCCCGGCGTCCCGCGTCGCCCCGCGTCACTCGCCGTCATCGACATTGATTATCCGCCACAATTCACCCATGTTGATCCGCCGGGCCCCGGCGACTCCCGCCACGGTGCCCATTCCGCACTCCATCCGCCACCGGACATGAAGAAGAACCTGGATCCCAGCGCCATCATCGTCGAAAGCTTCAAGACCACCCCGGCCGCCCTGGTCGGCGGCGTGGGCGGGGGCACCGCGTGCTTCGAGACGTGCGCCAGCGACTACACCAGCTGTCCCGACGACGCCGCCTGCGCCGACAAGACCAACCCCTGATCCGCCACCGCACGGGTTGATGAACGGCGCCGCCCGCGATCCCTCGCGAGCGGCGCCGTTGCTCATTTCCGTCCGCGCCGGATCACGGCTCCGCCGCAAAGGCGACGGTGTGGCCGGATTCGTCCAGGCAGATCCCCACCCGCTCTCCCGGCCGGGCGGCGTGCGGCCCGCCCTGCACCAGCAGCTCCGGCCCCGCCTCCGTCTCCACGCGGTAGAACGTGGCCGCGCCGGCGAAGCGGCGGTCCAGCACGCGGGCGCCCAGCGCGTTGGGCTCGTCCACGTCCGCCAGCGTCAGCGCCTCCGGACGCGCCATCAGCCGCACGGCGTCGCCCGCGCCGCGGGGCGTGTCCGCCGCCAGCCGCGCGCGCCACACCACGCCCGGCGCCACCGCGCACGTCGCGCGGTCGCCATCCACCGAATCCACCCGCGCGGCCAGAAAGTTGGCGCGCCCCAGGAACGAGGCGACGAACGCGTTCACCGGCGCGGCGTACAGCGCCTCCGGCGAGCCCACCTGCTGCAGCCGCCCGCGCTCCATCACCGCGATGCGGTCGGACAGGGCGAACGCCTCTTCCTGGTCGTGCGTCACGAAAACGGCCGTCATCCCCAGCCGCTTGAGCAGGGCGCGCAGTTCGTCGCGGGTACGCTCGCGCAGGGCGGCGTCCAGGTTGCTCAGCGGCTCATCCAGCAGCAGCACCGGCGGTTCCGGCGCCAGCGCGCGGGCCAGCGCCACCCGCTGCTGCTGCCCGCCGGACAGCGCCTGCACCTTGCGGCGCGCGTACGGCTCCAGCTCCACCAGCCCCAGCGCGCGCGTGACGGCGGCCTCCACTCCGGCGCCGCGCTCCCCGCGCGACTTGAGGCCGAACGCCACGTTTTCCCACACGTCCAGGTGCGGAAACAGGGCGTAGTTCTGAAACACCATCCCCACGTCGCGCTTCTGCGGCGGCAGCCCGGTCACGTCGCGCCCGCCGATCAGGATGCGGCCCGACGTCGGCTGCTCAAAGCCGGCGATCATCCGCAGCGTGGTGGTCTTGCCGCAGCCGGAGGGGCCCAGCAGCGTCAGGAACTCGCCCGCCGCCACCTCCAGCGACACCCCATCCACCGCCACCGTTTCGCCGAAGCGCCGGCCGACGCCGTCCAGGCGGACGAGCACGGGCGGGGTGCCGGGCGTGGCTTCCAGCGGCGCGTTCACGGAACCCGGCACGCTCACCGCCCGCCCCGGTCGCGCACGTGCTCGTCCCAGTAGCGCATCCACTCCGACTCGCGCTCCTGAAGCTGCTTCCAGTCCATCGGTTCCGGCTTGATGGCGGCCTGCGCGGCGCGAAGGCGCGGCGGCATGGAATCCATCGGGAAGTCCGCGCGCACCGGCAGGCGGTAGAAGTCGCGCA from Longimicrobium terrae encodes:
- a CDS encoding ABC transporter permease, which encodes MSMTASDAGRRGTPGRGRIGGAAWVAVPVIIILLWLVLYPNLFVLADSVLDGGRWTGEHYARFFGSRSEVRALWNSVWISLASVVLSALIGVPLAFLFARRDFPGRRVLGALAAMPVLLPPLVGTLSFLFLYGESGFLTRGVQSLLGMDEAPWRLTGAWAVLLVHAYTMYVYFYLFTAAGLARLDGGYAEAAAALGAGWWTTLRRVTLPMLAPALGGAALLVFMTSMASFSAPYVFGGGFRVLTTQLFNSKLNGEDGLVAVEAVVLALASLLFLWMLQRYESGREYTGAGKGLAPAPPAAGGRGGWLSLGATLLVAFLLLPHATVLLISFVPEGTWTTQVIPPSYSAENYTRLFSDSQRLVPILNSLQMATVATIANVIFAYAAAWLLSRKGTRGRGWISALVALPWALPGTVLAIALVFTFNVHQPLAGRFVLVGTWGILPLAYFIRNIPLVTRAALGSFKQLDPTYEEAAASLGASRWTTARRVVLPLVLPGLAAGALLAFVTALGEFVASILLYTNRTRPISVEMLSSLRGFDFGGASAYGVILIVLVGIVFAAGGGKGSA
- a CDS encoding ATP-binding cassette domain-containing protein, whose product is MPGSVNAPLEATPGTPPVLVRLDGVGRRFGETVAVDGVSLEVAAGEFLTLLGPSGCGKTTTLRMIAGFEQPTSGRILIGGRDVTGLPPQKRDVGMVFQNYALFPHLDVWENVAFGLKSRGERGAGVEAAVTRALGLVELEPYARRKVQALSGGQQQRVALARALAPEPPVLLLDEPLSNLDAALRERTRDELRALLKRLGMTAVFVTHDQEEAFALSDRIAVMERGRLQQVGSPEALYAAPVNAFVASFLGRANFLAARVDSVDGDRATCAVAPGVVWRARLAADTPRGAGDAVRLMARPEALTLADVDEPNALGARVLDRRFAGAATFYRVETEAGPELLVQGGPHAARPGERVGICLDESGHTVAFAAEP